From a region of the Flavobacterium sediminilitoris genome:
- a CDS encoding Crp/Fnr family transcriptional regulator: MNLLVKEFKNFGSLSPEAELDFQNRVVRHEYKKGSFYIKEGQTSSGLFIIEKGLVRMFYRKGDKEINSLFATENEVVTSSRTFFFKFPAKENIQFLEDSIIHSISRKNLYELCNLYPEINTIERLATEAYSLALEDRIFSLQTLSATERYDELVRDNPQILQRVSLGHIASYLGVTLETISRIRKK, encoded by the coding sequence ATGAATCTATTAGTTAAAGAGTTTAAAAATTTTGGAAGTTTATCCCCAGAAGCTGAACTGGATTTTCAGAATAGAGTCGTGCGACACGAGTATAAAAAAGGTAGTTTTTATATCAAAGAGGGACAAACTTCTTCTGGACTTTTTATTATTGAAAAAGGATTAGTTCGAATGTTTTATCGAAAAGGAGATAAAGAAATAAACTCCCTTTTCGCAACAGAAAATGAAGTAGTTACTTCTTCAAGAACCTTCTTTTTTAAATTTCCTGCCAAAGAAAATATACAATTCTTGGAAGATAGTATCATTCATTCTATTTCAAGGAAAAATTTATATGAATTGTGCAACCTTTATCCTGAAATCAACACTATAGAACGATTGGCTACCGAAGCCTATTCACTTGCTCTGGAGGACCGAATTTTCTCCTTACAAACTCTTTCAGCTACCGAACGTTATGATGAACTAGTACGAGATAATCCTCAAATATTGCAGCGTGTATCGTTGGGGCACATCGCGTCGTACTTGGGTGTAACACTCGAAACAATAAGCCGTATCCGCAAAAAGTAA